One genomic region from Anticarsia gemmatalis isolate Benzon Research Colony breed Stoneville strain chromosome 7, ilAntGemm2 primary, whole genome shotgun sequence encodes:
- the Ufsp2 gene encoding UFM1 specific peptidase 2, which yields MSPRLKISNYVIERLSKIDTDESTGCLYGLMYDGTLLVVGLSLDLFENEKNSYRQLLLNLPAEIELCGVVKFGETLTTGNRMKEILQDVDITDNPLVMIVNEKKEMKAHFLVHDKFEETKYEVLSADDMWKQFVHVRLNTVLPLSCEATISGVKNVLQTKRKKIASGQVSFHLDGTSVYLFGVASDVGLTGTSSEATIGELIDSLSPEQPSKKKKHNTNNVEIVPINLVMKTTKDILSDKLVKTAVKMMTTQRKPAFCISMPLRIDTLAVIHRNTKLLELYTVLVEAACRSLRLLESVLLEQLGQEGIGDGAGLRLPETYHFLPQELGHFVTRVVPKGIPDESMEKERRLLHEQLGIPQNKPVFRRGNAFSEKSGGRLVNPHEAIPLQPSKPDVTLALVRGRYTYHHYMQDNFNDDGWGCAYRSMQTIFSWFRYQGYTTVEVPTHKDIQQCLVKIGDKPSSFLGSKQWIGSTEVMFCLETLLGVQSRIIFANTGAELQSYAPELVHHFQTHGSPIMIGGGVLAHTILGVEYNSVTNEVRYLILDPHYTGADDLNTVINKGWCGWKNSDFWNKTAHYNLCLPQTKPGI from the exons ATGTCACCACGTctcaaaatatcaaattatgttATTGAG AGATTGTCTAAGATAGACACGGATGAAAGTACAGGATGTCTCTACGGGCTAATGTACGATGGCACCCTGCTTGTGGTTGGACTAAGCttagatttatttgaaaatgagaAGAACTCATACAGACAGTTGCTGCTCAACCTTCCCGCAGAGATAGAATTATGCGGCGTCGTCAAGTTTGGTGAAACTTTAACAACAGGGAATAGAATGAAAGAGATATTGCAG GATGTAGACATAACAGACAACCCCCTGGTGATGATAGTGAATGAGAAAAAAGAGATGAAAGCTCACTTTTTAGTTCACGACAAGTTTGAAGAGACAAAGTATGAGGTGTTAAGTGCAGATGATATGTGGAAACAATTTGTTCATGTTCGCCTAAACACTGTGCTGCCACTGAGTTGTGAAGCAACTATATCAGGAGTCAAGAATGTCTTGCAAACTAAGCGAAAAAAG ATTGCATCAGGTCAGGTGTCATTTCATCTTGATGGTACATCAGTGTACTTGTTTGGTGTGGCATCAGATGTTGGCCTAACTGGAACCAGCTCTGAGGCTACTATTGGAGAACTTATAGACTCACTTAGCCCTGAACAGCCCTCCAAAAAGAAGAAGCATAATACTAACAATGTA gAAATTGTACCAATTAACCTTGTAATGAAAACTACAAAAGATATATTGTCTGATAAACTTGTTAAAACTGCTGTCAAAATGATGACGACTCAAAGAAAAC cgGCATTCTGTATTAGTATGCCATTAAGAATAGATACATTGGCTGTTATCCATCGCAACACGAAACTACTGGAACTGTACACTGTACTTGTGGAAGCTGCCTGTAGATCACTCAGATTACTGGAAAGTGTGCTACTGGAACAACTTG GCCAGGAAGGTATTGGAGATGGTGCAGGTTTACGTCTACCAGAAACTTATCATTTTCTACCACAAGAACTGGGACATTTTGTTACAAGGGTAGTGCCTAAAGGCATTCCAGACGAAAGTATGG AAAAAGAAAGGCGCCTGTTACATGAGCAGCTAGGCATTCCACAAAATAAGCCAGTTTTTCGCAGAGGTAATGCATTCTCTGAAAAAAGTGGGGGACGTCTAGTGAATCCCCATGAAGCTATACCATTACAGCCGTCGAAGCCAGACGTGACGCTTGCGTTGGTTCGTGGCCGATACACCTACCACCACTACATGCAGGATAACTTCAATGATGATGGATGGGGTTGCGCGTATCGTTCAATGCAAACTATATTTTCGTGGTTTAG gtATCAAGGATACACAACAGTTGAGGTGCCAACACACAAAGATATACAACAGTGCCTTGTTAAAATTGGAGATAAACCATCATCCTTCTTAGGTTCAAAGCAATGGATAGGTTCTACTGAAGTCATGTTTTGCCTTGAGACGCTTTTGGGCGTGCAATCAAGGATTATCTTTGCAAATACGGGAGCAGAACTGCAAAGTTATGCACCTGAGTTAGTTCATCATTTTCAAACACATGGAAGTCCTATTATGATTG GTGGTGGAGTACTTGCGCATACTATATTAGGTGTAGAATACAACAGTGTTACAAATGAAGTACGCTATCTCATCTTAGATCCACATTATACGGGTGCCGACGACTTGAACACAGTCATCAATAAGGGATGGTGTGGGTGGAAAAATTCAGATTTCTGGAACAAAACTGCGCACTACAATCTCTGTCTGCCACAGACTAAACCAGGCATATAG